The sequence TAATATGATTGCAACTTGCTTTCAAAGTTGGAAACGCATTTATGGGCTTTGATATCAACGACCCTAAGGACAAATAAAGGCATGTGATATGTAGGGCACATCAACCTTAACCTTAAATGCAGCAAAAAAGACATATAGCAAGCTGTGTATATCTAATTCATGGAGTTAATTTTGATCTGGTAATGAGGCGAATACAGCAGATACGGATTTGTCATACTGAGTCGAGTAGTAGCAGTCTACACCTCcttttaatttgtctttatataatttgtttgcTTGGGTGACATGCGGTCACGTGAAAGGCTTTCAGGCCTCTTCTTGCCCTTTACCCCTTCCTTTATAAGACTCCTGCTACTATTAATTAAAGCCCTTTTGGACTTGCTTGCTCGCTATTCTATCCTATCCCATATTCTCCCTCTCGCCCTCCATGACTCCCGTCTGTCTGAACCCAGCATCGTCTTCTTTCCCTTTTGTGGATCTTAAAGAGGAGCAACACCTGCAGCTCTTTCTGTCACCGCATCAAGCTGCCACTTCTCTCTCAGGTCCTACTAATTTCTTTAACAAGACTCATGAACAAAGAGAAAGCAAACTTGCAGAGTCGCGCCAGCATGATGATCACGAGGCAAGGACAGCATACTTTAATTGCATGGtttcatgttttcatttttcttttgttgtcttaccattttatttttcaatgtgatCTCAACTTCTGGTGTAGAGAAGCACTGTGTGGTGCCCGTACATCCTTTTCTAATGCCAATATTTACATGATCATAACATGATGAGTGTTTGTGTCGTGTAATTAATCAACAACTGTTTGCATTTAATCTCACAGAATCttttgatcttagtttttttttctttaatttcatcctccacTAATTCTTAAGTTCCATGAGGATTAGTGTTTATTAACattcatgatatatataattgtaataTTCTTTGATCAATTAATAGGTGTATATATGTATGGCTTGCTTGAGTAACTTTGTATACTTTGATGTTGATCTGATCAGGTTGACAAGTACAGCATATCACTTGGCAGATCGAGCGATCATAAACTATTTCCATCATCTTCATTCCAACCTGTggtaaatgatgatgatgatgatgatagcaATTTCCACAAATTATTCTCGTCGAAAACGGAGGACGGTACTGAAGGAAGCTGTGATAGTTCAGGCAATTGGATGCCCTCAAGGATGACTATGATGCAAGAAATGACCAACTCAAATCGCTCAGAAACTGATCATCAACCAATGAAATTTATGCTCAAGTTTTACAATCAGCAATGTCAGAATACCGACAACAACTCCTCTAGCAACAGCAATATTAGAGTCTGCTCTGACTGTAACACCACCTCAACCCCACTTTGGAGGAGCGGCCCTCGCGGTCCTAaggtttatatatttataagaaattataaacCAAAGCACACACGATAAATTAAGGAGAATTGTTGATGTATGCATAAAAAATGATTGCTAAAAaatgcaaatttgtttttttatgatgcaGTCACTTTGCAATGCCTGTGGGATTCGACAAAGGAAGGCCAGACGAGCTATGGCAGCGGCTGAAAATGGCGCGGTTATTTCCGTTGAGGCATCATCATCTTCGACGAAGAGTAAGGTAAACAGCAAGGTAAAGAAACTGCGGACGAGCCATGTTGTGCAAGGCAAGAAACTGAGCAACAAGCCTCCCAATCCACCTCTTCAGAGCCAAAAGAAGCTTTGTTTCAAGAATCTTGCATTAAGTTTGAGCAAAAATCCAGCCTTACGACAAGTGCTTCCACATGATGTGGAAGAAGCTGCAATCCTACTAATGGAACTATCTTGTGGCTTTATTCACagttaaatcttttttattttcttttgttctttgatTTTGTTCTAGGAATTTGTCAGCTTGTTTAATTTCTGTCAGCGAgagagatcttttttttttccctgcatGCCGCAAACAAAGTATGGCTGGCTTCCTATCAGTCTGTCTTGAAATAATTGAAATCAGTAATAATATCTAAGGTCTTCCAGGCACATCTATCAATATTGATTCAATTTCTTGCAGCTCTTCTACTGCTTGTATATGATACTTCAATGTCCTAAGAATGTTAGATTAATTAGCACAGTCCATTGTAAGATATTTTTCAGCTATATTCCATGATGCCTAAATCTTCCGAAACATACAcaggtttttttgtttcaagtaTTGTCAGAATGCAcagtcaatcaatttaattgtcTGGCTAACAAGTacaggttatttttaaaagaaaaatgttacataaaattaaccaaaaaaagaaaagaaaagggcaacGTATACAAGCACCGTGGATTAAGAGTGCGCAAAAACAAATGTACATGCGCCACAAAAATTGCTTGAGTTTCTTGTTGGTGGTTTTGTGTGATGCTAAAGTGCCACAGACAAGCTGATCCATGTCGAAAACCTTCCCTTGTAGCAGCATTGACAGCGCAGAGATGGTGAAATGATTGGTCTCATCCTCCACATGGAAAGAaatcttggaaaaaagaaatccGAAGCTAAGAAAAAGGGCTATGGATCAGTAATGTTTGGTTAGTTTTCAAGGATAAGGTTTACAGGCCAatgaacaataaatttttttttattagtgtcgATGTTGGCCCGAAAGGTGAGTGAATTTGGCATAGAACGATCGAATGGTTGTGTTTCACAATATGAGATAAGGGAAGGGAGAAAGGTATTCTTGCAAAGGTATCATAGCTCACAAGTCATTGCAAGTAAAACAATGTCACTCCTCCAAAATCATCTTCCACGCCATTAATATCACAAATAGAAcacaatttaaatcaattttgctCGGTAGTAGCTAAATAAATTACTCCTTGCTTTGTTTTCTTAGTGTGGCTGAAACTTATTGATCCAAGGAAAGACAtggtttccttttcatttttctcattatttcaCCTCTATCACACTCTATCATGGTCCACATAACTCAAATTCAAGGCAATTCACATTTCCTTCAAATTGACTCCTAAAACCCtaacattaatttataaaattaagcattaattctacttatatttatttaaactcTTTATACGGTGATGGAATGAAGTTCgaatcaaaaccaataaaatttttcccacacttctcttctcttccctcttTACTATGAGTTTCTCTCTTTAGAATCACATGTCTCTTCACTTgttcttctttaatttcttgtttttgaaaaatcaaacactCTCCCCTTCTTAAATAAGCTCTGAATCTTGGTTTTTCTCTAagtgttttaatataaaattgataaagaaaagaagaaattctTTGTTTTCTCCCTCTCTACTAAACCGGCAACTTATAAAAGGTGGAAAAgagaatttgttttctattctaTTACCATTTTACCCTCCTTTAACCTATGTCTCttaattttctagtaaaatTCTTGACTTCTAGTGCAACCCTAATATTAAAgtcaatttatttaatgttttattttctcaCGGTAAAATCCTCATTACTGTTATTTAAAATTCACGGGGTTTACAAATATCCTCTCTATTAAGAGAGTTTGTtgtgaaaacaaaattattattataaatctttAAAGATTAGGTAAAAACTCTTGGTATTAGTGAGGAGAtttcaccaaagaaaaaaaaagtttgaaaaagagTTTTATTCAAGTGGTGTAAAAAGCTTTATATGGATTCATCAAGTGGAATTGTGCTTTGAGTTTGGACTAGTAAAAGAATACAATACTCAAGTACGGTTTAATACTTGAGATGTAGAAGTAAACTTGTTGAACTATGTTAAAATGAATATGCAAATTCTTTTCCTTAACTCTTTACTTTAAGTACtttaataatattgttgatTATTATATTTACTTGAAGTAATTTGTTGTAAGTATAAAATTTAGTGATATACCTAATTCACCCTTCTCTTAGGTGTTAAGTTGCTTTAATCATTGAACAACAATTCATATCAAAGCttaattcttatatataaagtttatttaaaCTTTGAGTATAATTATAACTACTAGTTATAATCTTCAAAATAAAGGATCATTTACATCtagaccatctttttttttatggtaatgaTTATGCATAATGGAAAGTTAAAGTGACAATTTATCTTCAatctattgattttaatttgtggTTATACGTAGAAAATGAACTTAATAGAcccattgaaattgaaaatagtaTTGAGATTCCTAAAActaaaagtgaatatatggatAATGATAAGAAATTGCTTTACATGGATGCCAAAGCTACGAACATGTTATATCGTGCTTTAAGTAAAAGTGGATTAAATAGAATTACATCATGTAAAAATACTAGAGACATTTGGCATGCTTTAAAAGTAACTCATAAAGAAACTAACACAGtcaaatagtaaaaaattaacatgttaattAGCTCATCAATATGAGTTGTTTAAAGTGCTTCCTGGTGAATCCATTACTAGCTTATTTACTAGAACAAATACCAATACAGATATTTTAGAGGCACTTGGTAGAACATATATTAATGCCAAAATTATGAGCAAAATTCTTAGGTTTCTACAAAAACTTGGAAAGCAAAATATCTCACCAAACTTCCATTGAAGGAACTTATTGATTCTTTGAAGACTCATGAAATCACTATGGAtaagcaaaaaaagaagaaaagcc is a genomic window of Populus alba chromosome 18, ASM523922v2, whole genome shotgun sequence containing:
- the LOC118046007 gene encoding GATA transcription factor 21, coding for MTPVCLNPASSSFPFVDLKEEQHLQLFLSPHQAATSLSGPTNFFNKTHEQRESKLAESRQHDDHEVDKYSISLGRSSDHKLFPSSSFQPVVNDDDDDDSNFHKLFSSKTEDGTEGSCDSSGNWMPSRMTMMQEMTNSNRSETDHQPMKFMLKFYNQQCQNTDNNSSSNSNIRVCSDCNTTSTPLWRSGPRGPKSLCNACGIRQRKARRAMAAAENGAVISVEASSSSTKSKVNSKVKKLRTSHVVQGKKLSNKPPNPPLQSQKKLCFKNLALSLSKNPALRQVLPHDVEEAAILLMELSCGFIHS